The following DNA comes from Thermodesulfobacteriota bacterium.
AAATCCTTTTATGACACCTCCTCCCTATGAAAAGTTATTGGGTGATTTATCAGGGGCGTATTCCCGGCGCATCAATATTCAACATCGTCTTGTCTATCAAGTTCTTGAGGCTGAAAAAACAGTTAAGATTATACGAATGTGGACTCATTACGAATAATTTTTTGGCATAACAACGCCACTCACACGGACTCGCAGGGGCGGGCCGCCTTGGTTTTGGCATAGTTTGTTGTTGAACTCACTTTAGCGAAGTCCGCAAACCCTGCTCGCCGGTGGTGGCCGCCGTTGTGTGGAAAACAAGTACCGTCCCCAAATCAATCAACTCTTGACAATGATATCAATAGTGATACTTTAATAGAAATGACAAAAATAGATGACATACTGAAGCAAATGCAACAGAACCCGAAAGATGTTCGATTTTCGGAACTATGCAAAATTTGGGATCATTATTTCGGTGAGGCGCGGCAGAAGAAAAGTAGCCATCGAATTTATCGAACACCATGGCAAGGTAATCCAGGGATAAATATTCAAAACGATAAAGGTAAAGCCAAAGCCTACCAGGTTAAGCAGGTGCTTTTGGCTCTTGAAATGCTGGAGGTGAATTATGGCACAAAAAGCACCAAAGAATGATAAATATACATATCGAGTGACATGGTCCGAAGATGACGGTGAGTATGTCGGCTTATGTGTTGAATTTCCAGGTTTAAGCTGGCTTGAAGATACACCTGAAAAGGCTCTGAAAGGGATTAGGAACCTGGTATCTGATGTTATACTGGATATGAGCGGAAATAATGAACCCGTTCCTGAACCTATCGCAAATAAACATTTCAGTGGGAAGTTCATGGTCAGAATTCCGCCAGATGTCCATCGGAAGTTGGCTATTCAAGCAGCCGAATCCGGCGTCAGCCTTAATCGTGTTGTCAGTTCTAAGCTAAGTCAATAATCGAAGACGTACGCCACACAAGCAGTCAGCCCAAAGGACAGTCAGGACAGTCGGATTTTGAAAAGTAGGGGGAACCCGCACATTAATCATCTTTAAGAAAGTCAATGGAAGCCCTGGCTCCCATTGGCGGTCGCCCTTCGACCGGCAGGACGATGAAGATAAAAATAACCGTCAATGATCTGATGCAGAAAGATTATTCGTATGACCTGACGGCTCCTGCCGGGGACAATTTTCATCCGGATTTTCTTCCCCAGTTGACGCCGAAGCAGATGCTGGCAATGGGGGTTTTCGGCGGCAAATACATGACCGATTGCGGAGAAGAGTTCCCGAAAGACTGGTTCATCCATGCCAGACTGTGCCGTGAGCGTCATGACCCCCGGTTGAATTTCTTTGGCGTCAATGCTTCTCAGCCGCTGTCCGTCTGGCGGGAAAAAGGCTGGATCTATCATGAAGATCCCCGCGGCTGGTTTCAATGGTATTGCCGGTACTACATGGGCAGAAGGTGCCCGGATGATGACCGCCAGATAAAACGGTGGAAGGCAATGAAGCGGCATGTGGCTCAGATTACCAGACATTGCGGCCCGGGAGATTCAGACTGCCGGCCGAAGCAGAGACAGGCGTTACTGAACTGGGCCTACGACAGCAGAAAAATTTAGCGGAACACGAATCGGGTGCCGCCTGCCGGCCGCTTCCGGCGCTAAACCTCCATTGACTGGAGATCCTGCGCAAATGCC
Coding sequences within:
- a CDS encoding toxin-antitoxin system HicB family antitoxin produces the protein MAQKAPKNDKYTYRVTWSEDDGEYVGLCVEFPGLSWLEDTPEKALKGIRNLVSDVILDMSGNNEPVPEPIANKHFSGKFMVRIPPDVHRKLAIQAAESGVSLNRVVSSKLSQ
- a CDS encoding Txe/YoeB family addiction module toxin codes for the protein MWLIVYTKQAQKDAKKISSAGLRPKAEMLIEVLRENPFMTPPPYEKLLGDLSGAYSRRINIQHRLVYQVLEAEKTVKIIRMWTHYE
- a CDS encoding toxin HicA, which produces MCGKQVPSPNQSTLDNDINSDTLIEMTKIDDILKQMQQNPKDVRFSELCKIWDHYFGEARQKKSSHRIYRTPWQGNPGINIQNDKGKAKAYQVKQVLLALEMLEVNYGTKSTKE